From a single Cytophagales bacterium WSM2-2 genomic region:
- a CDS encoding membrane protein, which translates to MQATNLSRIQSVDFIRGLVIVLMAIDHVRVYSGLPPGGPDPGIFFTRWVTHFCAPAFVFLSGTSAFLYGVKLNDTKQLARYLLTRGILLIVLELTLIRFCWTFNFDYAKFTLAGVIWMLGWCMVTLSLLVRLNAKTVGIIGLAIIFLQNIFSFVPRLLPEASRIPFGYFWEFIYSSGLEAPPHITILYVLVPWIGVMAAGYGFGMILQLDEIKRNKFLLNIGLGATGLFLVFGTVRALMNSNPEAPPFIFRLLNQVKYPASQLFLMMTLGPLISLMPYVEKMTNAFAKAMITFGKVPFFYYLLHIPLIHVSALVVQMIKDGRVNSEWYDSAPYTWMPEEFRWSLGLLYLVFLVDVILLYIACRWYVKYKFNHPEKKWLKFL; encoded by the coding sequence ATGCAAGCTACCAACCTCAGTCGTATCCAGTCTGTAGATTTTATTCGCGGACTCGTAATAGTTCTCATGGCCATTGACCACGTGCGTGTCTATTCAGGGCTGCCTCCAGGAGGTCCTGATCCCGGAATCTTCTTTACCCGATGGGTAACACATTTCTGTGCTCCTGCTTTTGTATTCCTTTCCGGCACCAGCGCTTTCTTGTATGGCGTAAAACTCAACGACACCAAACAACTTGCCCGCTATCTTTTGACGAGGGGTATTTTGTTGATTGTACTGGAGTTGACTCTCATCCGCTTTTGCTGGACTTTTAATTTTGACTATGCGAAGTTCACACTGGCCGGAGTGATCTGGATGCTGGGTTGGTGCATGGTAACTCTTTCTCTTCTCGTGCGGCTTAATGCAAAGACTGTCGGAATTATTGGGCTGGCGATCATCTTCCTTCAGAACATTTTCAGTTTCGTGCCTCGATTATTACCAGAGGCCTCAAGGATTCCATTCGGATATTTTTGGGAGTTCATTTATTCTTCCGGGCTCGAAGCTCCACCACACATTACTATTCTCTATGTCCTTGTTCCATGGATAGGCGTGATGGCTGCCGGTTACGGTTTTGGAATGATATTACAATTAGATGAAATCAAGAGAAATAAGTTTCTCCTAAACATCGGACTTGGAGCAACAGGATTGTTCCTCGTATTCGGAACAGTGAGAGCATTGATGAATTCGAATCCGGAAGCCCCTCCATTTATATTCCGATTGCTTAATCAAGTCAAATACCCGGCATCACAACTCTTCCTGATGATGACGCTCGGACCGCTGATATCGCTCATGCCTTACGTTGAAAAGATGACAAACGCATTTGCGAAAGCGATGATCACCTTCGGCAAGGTGCCGTTCTTCTACTATTTGTTGCACATCCCTTTAATTCATGTCAGTGCATTAGTTGTGCAAATGATCAAAGATGGTCGTGTCAATTCCGAATGGTATGACTCCGCTCCATACACCTGGATGCCGGAAGAATTCCGCTGGAGCCTGGGATTACTTTATCTCGTTTTCCTCGTTGACGTTATCTTGTTGTACATCGCGTGCCGATGGTATGTAAAGTACAAGTTCAATCACCCTGAAAAGAAATGGCTGAAGTTTCTTTGA
- a CDS encoding phosphodiesterase, with the protein MNSETVANEIISLYRKFGDADYIGEPVSQMEHMSQAAQLAIEGGYDDEIVLAAFFHDIGHICVQASSENSMGGFGTRSHEQIGADFLRAKGFSERIAQLVENHVKAKRYLTFRYPEYYASLSEASKKTLEYQGGKMTEPEARLFEVAAEFKESILLRRWDELAKEPGVAIIDFEEIKSRIKSVLAVTS; encoded by the coding sequence ATGAATTCCGAAACCGTTGCCAACGAGATCATCTCACTTTACAGGAAATTTGGCGATGCCGACTACATCGGAGAGCCTGTTTCTCAAATGGAGCATATGTCGCAAGCGGCACAGCTCGCCATTGAGGGTGGTTATGATGATGAAATAGTACTTGCTGCCTTCTTTCACGACATAGGCCACATCTGCGTTCAGGCTTCATCAGAAAACTCAATGGGCGGATTCGGTACACGCAGTCATGAGCAAATCGGTGCTGACTTTTTAAGAGCCAAGGGTTTTTCCGAACGCATAGCACAACTGGTCGAAAATCATGTAAAAGCTAAGAGATATCTAACCTTTCGATACCCCGAATATTATGCTTCGCTATCGGAGGCGAGCAAGAAGACATTGGAATACCAGGGTGGAAAAATGACTGAACCTGAAGCACGCTTGTTCGAAGTTGCCGCTGAATTCAAGGAAAGTATTCTATTAAGGAGATGGGATGAGCTTGCGAAAGAACCCGGGGTTGCTATTATTGATTTCGAAGAGATCAAGTCAAGAATCAAGTCCGTCCTGGCAGTTACTTCCTGA
- a CDS encoding phosphatase codes for MMKPELFIFDLAGTTVHDNRDVHRVLQHVFKEIHLDISIHEANEVMGIPKPEAIKILLQQHSYPDIDERLVNDMHEQFVKNMTEFYRHDYSVREKEGASEIFRQVKSMGAKVVVDTGFDRAIVNPLLERLGWQKKKLIDASVTSDEVKRGRPFPDMVFKAMELTGVKKADAVVKVGDTLSDLQEGSFAGCGWVIGITSGAYSREQLKKGPHTHLIDQLSELAVLFQLKQSVSG; via the coding sequence ATGATGAAACCGGAGCTTTTCATATTCGACCTGGCAGGTACTACGGTACACGACAACCGTGATGTGCATCGTGTGTTGCAGCATGTTTTCAAAGAAATTCATCTTGACATCTCCATTCATGAAGCCAATGAAGTGATGGGGATACCGAAGCCGGAAGCGATCAAAATACTTCTGCAGCAACACAGCTATCCCGATATTGATGAGCGGCTGGTGAATGATATGCATGAACAGTTTGTGAAAAACATGACTGAATTCTATCGTCACGATTATTCGGTAAGAGAAAAAGAAGGAGCGAGCGAAATTTTTCGACAGGTAAAATCCATGGGAGCCAAAGTAGTAGTCGATACGGGCTTTGACAGGGCTATTGTGAACCCGCTGCTGGAACGCCTTGGCTGGCAAAAGAAAAAACTCATCGATGCCAGTGTTACCAGCGATGAAGTAAAGCGTGGGAGGCCATTTCCCGACATGGTTTTTAAAGCCATGGAATTGACGGGCGTGAAAAAAGCAGATGCGGTTGTGAAGGTTGGAGACACGTTGTCGGATTTACAGGAAGGCAGTTTTGCGGGCTGTGGCTGGGTGATCGGAATTACTTCAGGCGCTTATTCGCGTGAGCAATTAAAAAAAGGGCCGCACACCCATCTCATTGATCAACTGTCTGAGCTGGCTGTCCTCTTTCAATTGAAGCAATCTGTTTCGGGCTAA